One Thalassotalea sediminis DNA segment encodes these proteins:
- the mrcB gene encoding penicillin-binding protein 1B, which translates to MVKSKENTAASSIKKRSKLARFSFFMLKVTLLFTVVLAFYTLYLDARVVEKFEGQRWQIPVQVYGKVQEYQLGSVIDFKHLKAELSLMGYQRVTKVSKPGQFALSKKRIIVYRRAFDFGAGIEYPQKIMIDINNIGDEQRVENLYIDEQPSSSIVLEPYLIDRIIPENKEDRVLVPLQSVPERLLDTLLLVEDRDFYHHAGISPLGILRALYSNIQAGRTVQGGSTLTQQLVKNMYLSREKTIWRKANEAIMALLLEYRYSKDQLLEAYINEVYLGQHFANGIYGFGLAAEFYFGKSVAQLSDEQMATLVGVIKGPSYYDPWRYASRVKKRRDLVLKLMFKQDYLTKAEYLAAIESDLSVRKSRRLIKNKQKFPAYLQLVKKELGTLLPPELQASGIRVFTSFSLHTQTLMEKKVNQQLESLAGDKAHELETAMIVTARKTGAVKGVVGGKESGYAGFNRALHAKRPIGSLIKPAIYLAALERYQDYQLATILDDKKISFEADNGDVWQPKNYDGKFRGQVSLLDSLVKSLNIPTVNLGMALGLESVAEVVHLLGYDSDITLRPSMLLGSINMSPYQVSQFYLPIVNQGYAVQSHAVEKIMSAQGETLYEFFAEPVPYFSEQATYLVDYALTKVATEGTAKSLSWRLKDKVLAGKTGTTNDQRDSWFVGYDKRHLITTWIGRDDNKQTNLTGSSGALVLFADFLNSYGAQSKDSTMPNDIEVLPFDSKTGLAMAVECQKNVHMPAIARGLTKQYSCLEPQPEKKKKSWLERLFGE; encoded by the coding sequence ATTCCTGTTCAAGTTTATGGCAAGGTACAAGAGTACCAGCTTGGTAGCGTCATTGATTTTAAGCATTTAAAAGCAGAGTTATCGTTGATGGGGTATCAGCGGGTAACAAAAGTATCTAAACCTGGTCAATTTGCGTTATCAAAAAAACGTATTATTGTTTATCGGCGCGCATTTGATTTCGGCGCTGGTATCGAATATCCGCAAAAAATTATGATCGATATAAATAACATTGGTGATGAACAAAGGGTTGAAAACCTCTATATCGATGAACAACCGTCCTCTTCAATTGTTTTGGAACCCTATTTAATCGATCGTATCATTCCAGAAAATAAAGAAGATCGTGTACTCGTGCCGTTGCAGTCTGTGCCAGAAAGATTACTGGATACTTTATTGCTCGTAGAGGATCGCGATTTTTACCATCACGCGGGTATTTCACCACTTGGAATTTTACGAGCGTTATACAGTAATATTCAGGCAGGTAGAACCGTGCAAGGCGGTAGTACCTTAACGCAACAACTGGTTAAAAACATGTACTTATCTCGTGAGAAAACGATTTGGCGCAAAGCTAATGAAGCAATTATGGCGCTATTACTTGAGTACCGCTATAGCAAAGATCAGTTACTAGAAGCTTATATTAATGAGGTTTATTTAGGTCAACATTTTGCTAATGGTATATATGGTTTTGGTTTAGCAGCAGAGTTTTATTTTGGCAAAAGCGTTGCCCAGTTATCAGATGAACAAATGGCAACATTAGTTGGCGTAATTAAAGGGCCTAGTTATTATGATCCTTGGCGTTATGCTTCGCGTGTAAAAAAACGCCGAGATCTCGTATTAAAACTCATGTTTAAACAAGATTATTTGACTAAGGCTGAATATTTAGCCGCGATAGAAAGTGACTTATCGGTCCGTAAATCTCGTCGATTAATTAAAAATAAACAAAAATTCCCAGCTTATTTACAGTTAGTAAAAAAAGAACTTGGCACTTTGTTACCACCAGAGTTGCAAGCGTCAGGCATACGTGTTTTTACGTCTTTTTCTTTGCATACACAGACCTTAATGGAAAAAAAGGTTAACCAACAACTTGAAAGTTTAGCGGGCGATAAAGCGCATGAGCTAGAAACAGCAATGATAGTGACGGCGCGAAAAACAGGTGCAGTGAAAGGCGTTGTAGGTGGTAAAGAGAGTGGTTATGCCGGCTTTAACCGTGCGTTACACGCTAAGCGACCGATTGGTTCGTTGATCAAACCCGCAATATATTTAGCAGCACTTGAACGTTATCAAGATTATCAATTGGCAACGATACTTGATGACAAAAAAATTAGTTTTGAAGCTGATAACGGTGATGTTTGGCAGCCTAAAAATTATGATGGCAAATTTCGTGGTCAGGTTTCCTTACTTGATAGCCTCGTCAAGTCGCTCAATATACCGACGGTTAACTTAGGCATGGCACTTGGTTTAGAAAGCGTTGCCGAAGTGGTGCATTTGTTGGGGTATGATAGTGATATTACGCTCAGACCTTCAATGCTGCTGGGTTCAATAAATATGTCTCCCTACCAAGTGAGTCAATTTTATTTGCCGATCGTTAACCAAGGTTATGCGGTGCAAAGTCACGCTGTTGAGAAAATAATGTCTGCGCAAGGTGAAACATTGTATGAATTTTTTGCTGAACCAGTACCCTATTTTTCAGAGCAAGCGACTTATCTTGTTGATTATGCATTAACGAAAGTGGCTACTGAAGGGACGGCTAAGTCGCTTAGTTGGCGTCTAAAAGACAAAGTACTTGCGGGAAAAACTGGTACGACTAATGATCAGCGTGATAGTTGGTTTGTTGGTTATGACAAAAGGCATTTAATCACCACTTGGATTGGTCGAGATGATAACAAACAAACTAACCTGACCGGCAGTTCAGGTGCTTTAGTTTTGTTTGCAGATTTTTTAAATAGCTACGGTGCTCAAAGTAAAGACAGCACTATGCCTAATGATATAGAAGTATTACCTTTTGATTCAAAAACAGGGCTCGCAATGGCAGTAGAATGCCAGAAAAATGTACACATGCCAGCTATCGCAAGAGGCTTAACTAAGCAGTACTCGTGCTTGGAGCCACAGCCTGAAAAGAAAAAGAAATCTTGGCTTGAACGCTTGTTCGGTGAATAG
- the petA gene encoding ubiquinol-cytochrome c reductase iron-sulfur subunit, giving the protein MSNAPVNNSRRRFLTAATSVVGGVGAVGVAVPFIGSWNPSERAKAAGAPVEVNVGKVEPGQLIRAEWRGKPVYVVRRTDETINTLANHEDQLRDPKSAEPQQPEYAANEYRSIKPEIMVALGVCTHLGCAPTYRKGDFEEVVEGVKNGFYCPCHGSKFDMAGRVFSGVPAPLNLVVPEHSFPTEDTLLIGVSQGDA; this is encoded by the coding sequence ATGAGCAATGCGCCTGTGAATAACAGCCGTCGACGCTTTTTAACTGCTGCTACTTCGGTAGTTGGTGGTGTTGGCGCTGTCGGTGTGGCTGTGCCTTTCATTGGCTCCTGGAACCCAAGTGAGCGTGCGAAAGCCGCAGGGGCACCAGTTGAAGTCAATGTAGGTAAGGTTGAACCCGGTCAATTAATCCGTGCTGAATGGCGCGGTAAGCCAGTTTATGTCGTACGTCGTACTGATGAAACAATTAATACTTTAGCGAATCATGAAGATCAACTTCGTGATCCTAAGTCTGCCGAACCTCAACAGCCTGAATATGCGGCTAATGAGTACCGCTCAATTAAACCTGAAATAATGGTGGCATTAGGTGTTTGTACTCACTTAGGTTGTGCTCCAACTTATCGTAAAGGTGATTTTGAAGAAGTAGTAGAAGGCGTTAAAAATGGATTCTACTGTCCTTGTCACGGTTCTAAATTTGATATGGCAGGTCGTGTTTTCTCTGGCGTTCCAGCACCACTAAACCTTGTAGTTCCTGAGCATTCATTCCCTACTGAAGACACCTTGTTAATTGGTGTTAGCCAAGGAGACGCATAA